Proteins encoded together in one Macadamia integrifolia cultivar HAES 741 chromosome 8, SCU_Mint_v3, whole genome shotgun sequence window:
- the LOC122085720 gene encoding nuclear export mediator factor NEMF homolog, which produces MIRGKKNFLPPHPLIMGFGILFRLDESSLGSHFNERRVKGEDEGGHDVDESGSFIENSDSGFEKEITIEGLKDKSEELKVPSNSTEDNCETKSDLVSGVSSSSEATWYGIIDCTQLLGTKR; this is translated from the exons ATGATTCGTGGGAAAAAGAATTTCCTTCCTCCACATCCTCTTATTATGGGCTTTGGTATTCTATTCCGCTTGGATGAGAGCTCCTTGGGATCGCATTTCAATGAAAGGAGGGTAAAAGGTGAAGATGAAGGCGGGCATGATGTTGATGAAAGTGGGTCTTTCATTGAAAATTCTGATTCTGGgtttgagaaggaaataactATTGAAGGACTAAAAGATAAGAGTGAAGAATTGAAGGTTCCTTCAAATTCAACTGAAGATAATTGCGAAACAAAATCAGATCTTGTATCTGGAG TGTCATCAAGCAGTGAGGCTACATGGTATGGAATCATCGACTGTACACAACTACTTGGGACAaaaag ataG